In Paenibacillus hexagrammi, the following are encoded in one genomic region:
- a CDS encoding MarR family winged helix-turn-helix transcriptional regulator, translating into MGDWQEAPKGSLPWELNDHIGNLLKRASNLVRREIENTLRPLGMTTQQYLTMRYSKDVPGITHSDLEKFLHIEKSSVTSLVTGMEKKGWVTRRHHGEDARVKQIYLSESGLQLCNHAYEEVERVKNQVETFLTPQEADILKILLKKVIHTYEHHSPRPTT; encoded by the coding sequence ATGGGCGATTGGCAAGAAGCACCTAAGGGAAGCTTACCGTGGGAATTGAACGACCATATTGGAAACCTGCTGAAACGGGCTTCGAATCTGGTTCGCAGAGAAATCGAAAACACGCTTAGACCGCTAGGGATGACGACTCAGCAGTACTTAACGATGAGGTACAGTAAAGATGTTCCAGGTATTACGCATTCGGATTTGGAGAAGTTCCTGCACATTGAAAAATCCAGCGTGACAAGTCTTGTCACCGGCATGGAGAAGAAGGGCTGGGTGACGCGCCGCCATCACGGGGAGGACGCTCGAGTGAAGCAAATTTATTTGTCTGAGTCTGGCCTACAGCTTTGTAACCATGCTTATGAAGAGGTGGAACGTGTAAAGAACCAGGTCGAAACGTTCCTCACACCTCAAGAGGCGGATATTTTGAAAATTCTTTTGAAGAAGGTCATACATACGTATGAGCATCATTCACCACGGCCTACGACTTGA
- a CDS encoding WD40/YVTN/BNR-like repeat-containing protein, which produces MKKISSTLTSPTPTISQVPSPTASPVAPPSSTPKQIAFAPHVEKNATLLTSAMTGETEGWFAYLNNDKIVIYHSENNGNTWTHSSLPINNDWEKAVHGQNVFASWHPSQEGPSWILLTSDPAAGQMLKTLYKTSDNGKTWTLQSDMSKTIDGYVTGMTFHNKSDGWIAASYHSSVLIPLYRTKDGGKSWQIQTYSIPKGYKYGNPQAPVFESIYSDRGTLKIEFFQTTREKNSPTLLRMVEKSGQRKNK; this is translated from the coding sequence ATGAAAAAAATAAGTTCAACCTTGACTTCTCCTACGCCCACTATATCCCAGGTACCCTCTCCAACTGCAAGCCCTGTAGCACCTCCTTCCTCCACACCAAAACAAATCGCATTTGCTCCTCATGTAGAAAAGAACGCAACCCTACTTACATCAGCGATGACAGGGGAAACAGAAGGATGGTTTGCATACCTAAACAACGATAAAATTGTGATTTACCATAGCGAAAATAACGGCAATACTTGGACGCACAGTTCTTTGCCGATTAATAATGACTGGGAAAAAGCCGTTCATGGCCAAAACGTTTTCGCTTCTTGGCATCCTAGCCAAGAAGGCCCTAGTTGGATTCTGTTGACATCCGACCCAGCCGCGGGTCAAATGTTGAAAACACTATATAAAACATCGGACAACGGAAAAACATGGACATTGCAGTCTGATATGAGCAAAACCATTGACGGCTACGTCACAGGGATGACGTTTCACAACAAGTCGGATGGATGGATTGCCGCAAGCTATCATAGCAGTGTACTGATCCCCCTTTATCGTACGAAAGATGGGGGAAAGTCTTGGCAAATCCAGACCTATTCCATTCCTAAAGGTTATAAATATGGCAATCCTCAAGCTCCAGTTTTCGAATCAATTTACTCAGATCGAGGAACTCTGAAGATTGAATTTTTTCAGACGACAAGAGAAAAGAATTCACCTACACTACTTCGGATGGTGGAGAAGTCTGGACAGAGAAAAAATAAGTGA